A window from Vulpes vulpes isolate BD-2025 chromosome 9, VulVul3, whole genome shotgun sequence encodes these proteins:
- the ADAMTS10 gene encoding A disintegrin and metalloproteinase with thrombospondin motifs 10, which translates to MAPACQILRWALTLGLGLTFEVIHAFRSQDEFLSSLESYEIAFPTRVDHNGALLAFSPPAPRRQRRGTRPATESRLFYKVAAPSTHFLLNLTRSPRLLAGHVSVEYWTREGLAWQRAARPHCLYAGHLQGQAGSSHVAISTCGGLHGLIVADEEEYLIEPLQGGPKGAQGPEESGPHVVYKRSSLRHPHLDTACGVRDEKPWKGRPWWLRTLKPPPARPLGNETERGQPGLKRSVSRERYVETLVVADKMMVAYHGRRDVEQYVLAIMNIVAKLFQDSSLGNIVNILVTRLILLTEDQPTLEITHHAGKSLDSFCKWQKSIVNRSGHGNAIPENGVANHDTAVLITRYDICIYRNKPCGTLGLAPVGGMCERERSCSINEDIGLATAFTIAHEIGHTFGMNHDGVGNSCGARGQDPAKLMAAHITMKTNPFVWSSCSRDYITSFLDSGLGLCLNNRPPRQDFVYPTVAPGQAYDADEQCRFQHGVKSRQCKYGEVCSELWCLSKSNRCITNSIPAAEGTLCQTHTIDKGWCYKRVCVPFGSRPEGVDGAWGPWTPWGDCSRTCGGGVSSSSRHCDSPRPTIGGKYCLGERRRHRSCNTDDCPPGSQDFREMQCSEFDSVPFRGKFYTWKTYRGGGVKACSLTCLAEGFNFYTERAAAVVDGTPCRPDTVDICVSGECKHVGCDRVLGSDLREDKCRVCGGDGSACETIEGVFSPASPAIGYEEVVWIPKGSVHIFIQDLNLSLSHLALKGDQESLLLEGLPGTPQPHRLPLAGTTFQLRQGPDHTQSLEALGPINASLIVMVLARTELAALRYRFNAPIARDALPPYSWHYAPWTKCSAQCAGGSQVQAVECRNQLDSSAVAPHHCSAHSKLPKRQRACNTEPCPPDWVVGNWSRCSRSCDAGVRSRSVVCQRRVSAAEEKALDDSACPQPRPPVLEACQGPACPPEWAALDWSECTPSCGPGLRHRVVLCKSSDHRATLPPAHCPPAAKPPATMRCNLRRCPPARWVTGEWGECSAQCGIGQQQRAVRCSSHTGQPSRECAEALRPPATQQCEAKCDSAPPGDGPEECKDVNKVAYCPLVLKFQFCSRAYFRQMCCKTCQGR; encoded by the exons ATGGCTCCCGCCTGCCAGATCCTCCGCTGGGCCCTCACCCTGGGGCTGGGCCTCACATTCGAAGTCATACATGCCTTCCGGTCTCAAG ATGAGTTCCTGTCCAGTCTGGAGAGCTATGAGATCGCCTTCCCCACTCGAGTGGACCACAATGGGGCACTGCTGGCCTTCTCACCCCCGGCTCCCCGGAGGCAGCGTCGGGGCACAAGGCCAGCGACAGAGTCCCGCCTCTTCTACAAGGTGGCTGCACCCAGCACCCACTTCCTGCTGAACCTAACCCGCAGCCCCCGCCTTCTAGCAGGGCACGTCTCCGTGGAGTACTGGACACGGGAGGGCCTGGCGTGGCAGAGGGCTGCCCGGCCCCACTGCCTCTACGCCGGCCATTTGCAGGGCCAGGCCGGCAGCTCCCACGTGGCCATCAGCACCTGTGGGGGCCTG CACGGCCTGATCGTGGCAGATGAAGAAGAATATTTGATCGAGCCCCTGCAAGGTGGGCCCAAaggggcccagggcccagaggAGAGTGGCCCCCATGTGGTGTACAAGCGCTCCTCTCTGCGTCACCCCCACCTGGACACAGCCTGTGGAGTGAGAG ACGAGAAACCGTGGAAGGGGCGGCCGTGGTGGCTGCGCACCCTGAAGCCGCCACCTGCCAGGCCCCTGGGGAATGAAACAGAGCGTGGCCAGCCAGGCCTGAAGCGCTCGGTCAGCCGAGAGCGCTACGTGGAGACCCTGGTGGTGGCCGACAAGATGATGGTGGCCTACCACGGGCGCCGAGACGTGGAACAGTACGTGCTGGCCATCATGAACATT GTTGCCAAACTTTTCCAGGACTCGAGTCTGGGAAACATCGTTAATATCCTGGTGACACGCCTCATCCTGCTCACGGAGGACCAG CCCACCCTGGAGATCACCCACCACGCCGGGAAGTCCCTGGACAGCTTCTGTAAGTGGCAGAAATCCATCGTGAACCGCAGCGGCCATGGCAACGCCATTCCGGAGAACGGTGTGGCCAACCATGACACAGCGGTGCTCATCACGCG CTATGACATCTGCATCTATAGGAACAAACCCTGTGGCACTCTAG gcctggcccccgTGGGCGGGATGTGCGAGCGCGAGCGGAGCTGCAGCATTAACGAGGACATCGGCCTGGCCACCGCCTTCACCATCGCCCATGAGATTGGACACAC GTTTGGCATGAACCACGACGGCGTGGGCAACAGCTGCGGGGCCCGCGGCCAGGACCCGGCCAAGCTCATGGCTGCCCACATCACCATGAAGACCAACCCTTTCGTGTGGTCATCCTGCAGCCGCGACTACATCACCAGCTTTCTGGA CTCGGGCCTGGGGCTGTGCCTGAACAACCGGCCCCCCAGACAGGACTTCGTGTACCCAACGGTGGCACCTGGCCAGGCCTATGACGCAGATGAACAGTGCCGCTTCCAACATGGAGTCAAATCGCGTCAGTGTAAATACGGG GAGGTCTGCAGCGAGCTGTGGTGTCTGAGCAAGAGCAACCGGTGCATCACCAACAGCATTCCAGCCGCCGAGGGCACGCTGTGCCAGACGCACACCATCGACAAGGGG TGGTGCTACAAGCGCGTGTGTGTCCCCTTCGGGTCGCGGCCGGAGGGCGTGGACGGGGCCTGGGGCCCGTGGACCCCGTGGGGCGACTGCAGCCGGACGTGCGGCGGCGGCGTGTCCTCCTCCAGCCGGCACTGCGACAGCCCCAG GCCAACGATCGGAGGCAAGTACTGCCTGGGTGAGAGGCGGCGACACCGCTCCTGCAACACCGAC GACTGTCCCCCTGGCTCCCAGGACTTCAGGGAAATGCAGTGCTCTGAATTTGACAGCGTCCCCTTCCGTGGAAAATTCTACACGTGGAAGACATACCGAGGAG GGGGCGTGAAGGCCTGTTCACTCACATGCCTGGCCGAAGGCTTCAACTTCTACACGGAGAGGGCAGCGGCCGTGGTGGACGGGACGCCCTGCCGCCCGGACACAGTGGACATTTGTGTCAGTGGCGAGTGCAAG CATGTGGGCTGCGACCGGGTCCTGGGCTCCGACCTGAGGGAGGACAAGTGCCGGGTTTGCGGTGGTGACGGCAGCGCCTGTGAAACCATTGAGGGGGTCTTCAGCCCAGCTTCACCTGCAATCG GGTATGAGGAAGTCGTCTGGATCCCCAAAGGCTCCGTCCACATCTTCATCCAGGACCTGAACCTCTCCCTCAGTCACCTGG CTCTGAAGGGGGACCAGGAGTCCCTGCTGCTGGAGGGGCTGCCCGGGACCCCCCAGCCCCACCGCCTGCCCCTGGCTGGGACCACCTTTCAGCTGCGGCAGGGGCCAGATCACACGCAGAGCCTAGAAGCCCTGGGACCCATAAATGCGTCTCTCATCGTCATG GTGCTGGCCCGGACTGAGCTGGCTGCCCTCCGCTACCGCTTCAACGCGCCCATCGCCCGAGATGCACTGCCCCCCTACTCCTGGCACTACGCACCCTGGACCAAGTGCTCGGCCCAGTGTGCCGGCG gcAGCCAGGTGCAGGCCGTGGAGTGCCGCAATCAGCTGGACAGCTCGGCCGTGGCCCCCCACCATTGCAGTGCCCACAGCAAACTGCCCAAGAGGCAGCGCGCCTGCAACACAGAGCCCTGTCCGCCCGA CTGGGTGGTGGGCAACTGGTCGCGCTGCAGCCGCAGCTGTGATGCGGGTGTGCGCAGCCGCTCCGTCGTGTGCCAGCGCCGCGTGTCAGCCGCCGAGGAGAAGGCGCTGGACGACAGCGCGTGCCCACAGCCGCGGCCGCCGGTTCTGGAGGCCTGCCAAGGCCCCGCCTGCCCTCCCGAGTGGGCCGCCCTGGACTGGTCGGAG TGCACCCCGAGCTGCGGGCCCGGCCTCCGCCACCGCGTCGTCCTGTGCAAGAGCTCGGACCACCGCGCCACGCTGCCCCCCGCGCACTGCCCGCCCGCGGCCAAGCCTCCGGCCACCATGCGTTGCAACTTGCGCCGCTGTCCCCCGGCTCGCTGGGTGACGGGCGAGTGGGGCGAG TGCTCCGCGCAGTGCGGCATCGGGCAGCAGCAGCGCGCAGTGCGCTGCTCCAGCCACACGGGCCAGCCGTCCCGCGAGTGCGCAGAGGCTCTGCGGCCCCCGGCCACGCAGCAGTGCGAAGCCAAGTGCGACAGCGCGCCCCCCGGGGACGGCCCCGAAG